In Pseudoalteromonas marina, a genomic segment contains:
- a CDS encoding valine--pyruvate transaminase, whose amino-acid sequence MNYSHFGSKFTQPNGITQLMEDLGNAKNSNNPNLVMLGGGNPASVPQVNTAFINELNHLVKNNKIAQIMGLYDGPTGNDEFRAALANQLTQEYAWNLTASNIALGNGSQANFFILFNLFAGKMADGSHKKVLFPLAPEYVGYADQGLTDDMFVAIKPEIEILNTPNGSKRFKYVIDFDAVKAVLANDNSISALCVSRPTNPTGNVITDDEVHQLDLLAKQYNIPLIIDNAYGDPFPGCIYTDANLIWNSNIILCMSLSKLGLPGLRTGIVVANNEIIKAISRVNGAMVLSPNSFGPSLVTRLIKDNKLLPLCKNTILPFYKNKAQVAVSLFDEIFADLPVYLHKVEGAFFMWLWFKDLKITSEQLYQKLKKQDVYIIPGHNFFIGIEDSWEHKHQCVRINYATDEATLKKGLEAIKTLIM is encoded by the coding sequence ATGAACTATTCACACTTTGGCAGCAAATTTACTCAACCCAATGGCATTACACAGCTAATGGAAGATCTTGGTAATGCTAAAAACAGTAATAACCCTAATTTAGTGATGCTTGGCGGAGGCAACCCCGCCTCTGTGCCACAAGTAAACACAGCGTTTATTAACGAGCTAAATCATTTAGTAAAAAATAATAAAATAGCTCAAATAATGGGCCTTTACGATGGCCCAACGGGTAACGATGAGTTTAGAGCAGCCCTTGCCAATCAGTTAACACAAGAATATGCGTGGAATTTAACAGCGAGCAATATTGCATTAGGAAATGGTAGCCAAGCTAACTTTTTTATTTTATTTAACCTATTTGCAGGAAAAATGGCTGATGGCAGCCATAAAAAAGTACTTTTTCCACTTGCGCCAGAATACGTAGGCTATGCCGACCAAGGTTTAACTGACGATATGTTTGTGGCCATTAAACCCGAAATAGAAATACTAAATACACCAAACGGCTCTAAACGGTTTAAATATGTAATTGATTTTGATGCGGTTAAGGCTGTACTTGCCAACGACAACAGCATAAGCGCATTATGTGTGTCGCGCCCTACCAACCCAACGGGTAACGTAATCACCGACGATGAAGTTCATCAACTAGATTTGCTCGCAAAGCAATACAATATCCCCCTTATTATTGATAACGCCTATGGCGACCCATTCCCTGGCTGTATTTATACCGATGCAAACCTAATCTGGAACTCAAACATTATATTGTGTATGTCACTTTCAAAACTGGGCTTACCAGGCCTGCGCACCGGTATAGTGGTTGCCAATAACGAGATTATTAAAGCAATTAGCCGCGTTAATGGCGCTATGGTGTTATCACCTAATAGTTTTGGGCCAAGCTTAGTCACCCGCTTAATCAAAGACAATAAACTACTGCCTCTGTGTAAAAATACCATTTTGCCTTTTTATAAAAATAAAGCACAGGTCGCTGTTAGCCTATTTGATGAAATATTTGCTGACTTACCGGTTTATTTACATAAGGTAGAAGGCGCATTTTTTATGTGGCTATGGTTTAAAGATTTAAAAATAACTAGCGAACAGCTTTACCAAAAACTAAAAAAACAAGATGTGTATATAATTCCTGGCCACAACTTTTTTATAGGTATTGAAGATAGCTGGGAGCACAAACATCAATGCGTGCGTATTAATTACGCCACCGATGAAGCAACGCTCAAAAAAGGCCTAGAAGCAATTAAAACACTCATAATGTAA
- a CDS encoding endonuclease/exonuclease/phosphatase family protein: MFNYLEPPNAYYEFERIYTAEQWARKQRWITEYINEQQPDVIGFQEIFSIESLKELMLNQGYNHFAVVDKPHVIDDFIFKHPVVGIASKYPIIDVIAVEHDEELACSLGLTQAFSFSRKVLRATVTLPHLGDTDCYVVHFKSKRGMLEVDEHNKAVTAEQNIVDILKANVAGSWGSTIQRGSEATLLMIQMITRREATQNPMVLMGDFNNDLADGVLNHLLTNTLRFAPAMDAKAYLAKYCLYDSWALFEKLVITGDDAQQANNSDGENTAQTARLTRKATHYFGTSSSVLDYILLSCEFDPSYDDSFFEVSNHNTYDRHLINPEYERDDLTTDHGVVCITLNLRT, from the coding sequence TTGTTTAACTACCTTGAACCACCTAACGCCTATTACGAATTTGAACGTATATACACCGCTGAGCAATGGGCAAGAAAACAGCGCTGGATCACCGAATACATAAACGAGCAGCAGCCCGATGTAATTGGTTTTCAGGAAATATTTAGTATTGAGTCACTTAAAGAATTAATGCTAAACCAAGGTTATAACCATTTTGCTGTAGTTGATAAACCCCATGTTATAGATGATTTTATTTTTAAGCACCCTGTTGTTGGTATTGCCTCTAAATACCCGATTATTGATGTAATAGCAGTGGAGCATGATGAGGAACTCGCATGCTCACTTGGTTTAACACAGGCGTTTTCATTTAGTCGTAAAGTACTCAGGGCCACAGTTACGTTACCTCACTTAGGAGATACAGATTGCTATGTAGTGCACTTTAAATCTAAGCGGGGCATGCTTGAGGTAGACGAACACAATAAAGCGGTAACAGCCGAGCAAAACATTGTCGATATTTTAAAAGCGAATGTAGCAGGGAGTTGGGGCTCAACAATTCAACGTGGCAGCGAAGCGACTTTACTCATGATACAAATGATCACCCGACGAGAGGCGACTCAAAACCCCATGGTATTAATGGGCGATTTTAACAACGACCTTGCTGATGGTGTACTTAACCACCTGCTAACCAATACATTAAGGTTTGCGCCCGCAATGGATGCCAAAGCCTACCTAGCTAAGTACTGTTTGTATGATTCGTGGGCATTATTTGAAAAACTAGTAATTACTGGTGATGATGCTCAACAAGCAAATAACAGTGATGGTGAAAACACTGCTCAAACAGCACGACTAACGCGTAAAGCAACTCACTACTTTGGTACAAGCAGCTCAGTGCTTGATTATATTTTACTGTCGTGCGAGTTTGACCCAAGCTACGATGATAGTTTTTTTGAAGTAAGTAACCATAATACGTACGACAGGCATTTAATTAACCCCGAATATGAGCGAGACGACTTAACCACTGACCATGGCGTTGTGTGTATTACTTTAAACCTCAGAACTTAA
- a CDS encoding MAPEG family protein, whose product MNDVSLSAYLGFYFYLIMLVVQWGVATFSKAKEPGAVPGKISDDLSHESFIFRAHRTFQNTLENSALFIGTVLFAFVINYQSAIFAMCVWVYVVARLIHMILYYVIATEKNPSPRTYFFLISFIANIVMLVLIGFRLVA is encoded by the coding sequence ATGAATGACGTGTCTTTATCTGCTTATTTAGGGTTCTACTTTTACTTAATTATGCTGGTGGTGCAGTGGGGTGTTGCGACCTTTAGCAAGGCCAAGGAGCCTGGTGCAGTGCCGGGTAAAATTAGCGACGATTTATCGCACGAAAGCTTTATATTTAGAGCGCACCGTACGTTTCAAAATACATTAGAAAACAGCGCACTATTTATAGGCACGGTGTTATTTGCATTTGTAATTAATTACCAAAGCGCAATTTTTGCAATGTGTGTGTGGGTGTATGTAGTTGCGCGTTTAATTCACATGATTTTATACTATGTGATTGCAACAGAGAAAAACCCAAGCCCGCGTACGTATTTCTTTTTAATTAGCTTTATTGCCAACATTGTGATGTTGGTACTAATAGGTTTTCGTTTGGTAGCTTAA
- a CDS encoding ABC transporter ATP-binding protein, with translation MYRLFERMTNAFPEEKPTQPPSTLFAFCRHYTKGMELSLVLMSISAALLAILEVSLFSYMGQLVDWLSTHTPQTLFVEQKTELIKMAVMLLVVLPIVVFFHAAILHQALLGNYPMSIRWSAHRYLLRQSVSFYQNEFAGRIATKVMQTSLAVREAVMKLLDVLMYIVVYFGAMVFLVAEADWRLMIPLLVWLALYASIQVYFVPKLKKIASSQADARSEMTGRIVDSYTNISTIKLFSYTQREEQYAKQSMDVFLQPVYKQMRLVTSLNFAINTLNYLLVFSVAALSLYLWSMSAISAGAIAVAVSLSLRLNGMAQWIMWEISSLFENIGTATDGMKTLSNPIKVDDKPNANTLEVTHGSIEFKDIHFNYGKAANETNRGPVMHGLNLNIKPGEKIGLVGRSGAGKSTLVNLLLRFYDTDSGTIKIDGQNITDVSQESLRRYIAMVTQDTSLLHRSVKDNILYGRPDATEAEMLNAAKQAKAFDFISDLEDSKGNKGFDAQVGERGVTLSGGQRQRIAIARVLLKNAPILILDEATSALDSEVETAIQASLDDLMTGKTVIAIAHRLSTIAQMDRLIVLDNGGVVEQGSHDELIAQGGIYAGLWAHQTGGFIGVE, from the coding sequence ATGTATCGACTCTTTGAAAGAATGACCAACGCATTTCCTGAGGAAAAACCCACTCAGCCGCCTTCTACTTTATTTGCGTTTTGCCGCCATTACACCAAGGGCATGGAACTCTCGTTAGTGCTTATGTCGATAAGTGCTGCGCTGTTAGCAATTTTAGAAGTATCGTTATTTAGTTATATGGGCCAATTGGTTGATTGGCTAAGTACCCATACACCACAAACCCTATTTGTAGAGCAAAAAACTGAACTGATAAAAATGGCTGTTATGCTGTTAGTCGTTTTGCCTATTGTGGTGTTCTTTCACGCCGCTATTTTGCATCAAGCCTTATTGGGTAATTACCCTATGTCGATTCGCTGGTCAGCGCATCGGTATTTACTTCGCCAAAGTGTAAGTTTTTACCAAAATGAATTTGCAGGACGTATTGCTACCAAAGTAATGCAAACGTCTTTAGCTGTTCGCGAGGCGGTAATGAAACTGCTTGATGTACTTATGTACATAGTGGTTTATTTTGGCGCTATGGTGTTTTTAGTGGCTGAAGCTGACTGGCGCTTGATGATCCCTTTGCTTGTATGGCTTGCTTTGTATGCTTCAATACAGGTTTACTTTGTACCTAAACTTAAAAAAATTGCCAGCTCACAAGCCGATGCGCGATCAGAAATGACGGGCCGTATTGTTGATAGCTACACTAACATTTCAACTATTAAACTTTTTTCGTACACCCAACGCGAAGAGCAGTACGCCAAGCAAAGCATGGATGTATTTTTACAACCCGTATATAAACAAATGCGCTTAGTGACCAGCCTTAACTTTGCTATTAATACGCTTAACTATTTGTTGGTATTTAGTGTTGCCGCATTATCGCTTTATTTATGGTCAATGAGTGCAATTAGTGCTGGCGCTATAGCTGTTGCAGTTAGTTTATCGCTTAGGTTAAACGGTATGGCGCAGTGGATCATGTGGGAAATAAGCAGCCTGTTTGAAAATATTGGCACCGCCACCGATGGTATGAAAACATTATCAAACCCAATAAAAGTAGACGATAAACCAAACGCAAACACCCTTGAAGTAACCCATGGCAGTATTGAGTTTAAAGATATACATTTTAATTATGGCAAAGCCGCCAACGAAACTAACCGTGGTCCGGTAATGCATGGGTTAAATCTTAATATTAAACCCGGTGAAAAAATAGGTTTAGTTGGCCGCTCTGGCGCGGGTAAATCAACGCTTGTTAACCTACTACTGCGCTTTTACGATACCGACTCTGGCACAATTAAGATTGACGGGCAAAATATTACTGACGTAAGCCAAGAAAGTCTTCGCCGCTATATTGCTATGGTAACGCAAGACACTTCTCTGCTTCACCGCTCTGTTAAAGATAATATTTTATACGGTCGCCCCGATGCAACCGAAGCTGAAATGTTAAACGCCGCAAAACAAGCTAAAGCGTTCGATTTTATTAGCGATTTAGAAGACTCAAAAGGCAATAAGGGGTTTGATGCACAGGTTGGCGAACGTGGTGTAACTTTATCAGGCGGTCAACGCCAACGTATTGCCATTGCACGAGTGTTACTTAAAAATGCCCCTATTCTTATTTTAGACGAAGCGACCAGTGCACTTGATTCAGAAGTTGAAACGGCTATTCAAGCAAGCCTTGATGATTTAATGACAGGAAAAACGGTTATCGCTATAGCACATAGGCTGTCTACCATTGCACAAATGGATAGACTCATCGTGTTAGATAATGGTGGCGTCGTTGAGCAAGGCTCACACGATGAACTCATTGCACAAGGGGGCATATATGCAGGCCTTTGGGCTCATCAAACAGGTGGATTTATTGGGGTAGAATAA
- a CDS encoding GFA family protein, with the protein MYLGSCLCGKVNVKITGNITSIIHCHCSLCRKNSGTAFATNGFVNADEFLITQGQDSLSGYAFKPGRTRYFCACCGSPIYSENTSDKSRFRIRLGLLDSDIAEKPISHNFVTSKANWEQLETSLPCHEKHEPGR; encoded by the coding sequence ATGTATTTAGGCTCTTGTTTGTGTGGAAAAGTAAATGTGAAAATTACAGGCAATATTACCAGTATTATTCACTGTCACTGTTCTTTGTGTAGAAAAAATAGCGGAACAGCGTTTGCTACAAATGGTTTTGTAAACGCTGATGAGTTTTTAATCACTCAAGGGCAAGACTCATTAAGTGGATACGCGTTTAAACCCGGTAGAACACGGTATTTTTGTGCCTGCTGTGGTTCGCCTATTTATAGCGAAAATACCAGTGATAAAAGCCGTTTTCGTATTCGATTAGGTTTACTGGATTCAGATATTGCAGAAAAACCTATATCTCATAATTTTGTTACATCAAAAGCGAATTGGGAACAGTTAGAAACCAGTTTGCCTTGCCATGAAAAGCATGAACCCGGTCGCTAA
- a CDS encoding M28 family peptidase: MLKPSIKLLKLSMLAFACSASSGVIAADMQYKDQQNLHDIAASVSAERIGSDIQTLVDFGTRHTLSETKSDTRGIGAARRWIKAEFKKISAQCGGCLEIIEVSDTISGEKRIPDPVEVVNIVAIQRGSTEPNRMVMMSGDIDSRVSDVMDFTSDSPGANDNASGVAGVIEAARVLSKYKFNGSVVYAALSGEEQGLFGGKILTAHAQKNNWQVHGVLNNDMIGNITGINGVTDNTTARIFSEGTRVVETKAQARTRRFTGGEVDSASRNLARYIDTVADRYIPNLDTMLVYRLDRFARGGHHRPFNDAGFAAVRIMETNEHYDRQHQDLRTENGITYGDTIDGVDFDYAAKLTSLNAVTMASMAWAPAPPKDVKITGAVKASTSISWQKSNDDTIAGYKIYWRYTSEPQWQFSKYVGNVSDFTLENVVIDNYYFGISSVSHDGFESPVVFPGDVGSFDHNIK, from the coding sequence ATGCTTAAACCATCAATCAAATTATTAAAGCTAAGCATGCTTGCGTTTGCTTGCTCAGCATCAAGTGGCGTTATTGCGGCTGATATGCAATATAAAGATCAACAAAATCTGCATGATATTGCGGCAAGTGTGTCAGCAGAGCGAATTGGCAGCGATATTCAAACGCTGGTGGACTTTGGTACACGTCATACACTTTCAGAGACTAAATCTGACACTCGAGGTATTGGTGCTGCTCGACGTTGGATTAAAGCTGAGTTTAAAAAAATATCCGCACAATGTGGTGGGTGCTTAGAGATTATTGAGGTATCAGACACTATTTCAGGCGAAAAACGCATACCTGATCCTGTTGAGGTGGTGAATATTGTTGCTATTCAACGCGGCAGTACTGAACCAAATAGAATGGTGATGATGTCGGGTGATATAGACTCACGTGTAAGCGATGTAATGGATTTTACTAGTGACTCTCCTGGCGCTAATGATAATGCATCTGGTGTTGCTGGTGTTATTGAAGCGGCACGCGTACTGAGTAAATATAAATTTAATGGCTCTGTGGTTTACGCTGCGTTATCAGGGGAAGAGCAGGGGTTATTTGGTGGTAAAATTTTAACCGCGCACGCTCAAAAGAATAACTGGCAAGTACATGGTGTTTTAAATAATGACATGATTGGCAATATTACCGGTATAAATGGAGTGACTGACAACACAACCGCACGTATTTTTTCAGAAGGTACACGTGTTGTTGAAACAAAAGCACAGGCTCGAACTCGTCGATTTACGGGTGGTGAGGTTGATTCTGCAAGTAGAAATTTAGCCCGTTATATTGACACTGTTGCTGATAGGTACATCCCCAACCTTGATACAATGCTTGTTTACAGGCTAGACAGGTTTGCACGAGGCGGGCACCATCGTCCATTTAACGATGCTGGGTTTGCAGCAGTGCGCATAATGGAAACAAACGAGCATTATGATCGTCAACACCAAGACCTACGAACAGAAAATGGCATTACATATGGCGATACGATTGACGGGGTTGATTTTGATTATGCAGCTAAACTAACATCACTCAATGCGGTAACTATGGCATCTATGGCTTGGGCTCCAGCCCCTCCTAAAGACGTTAAAATTACTGGCGCAGTAAAGGCTAGTACTTCGATTTCGTGGCAAAAAAGTAATGATGACACAATTGCCGGTTATAAAATATATTGGCGTTACACAAGCGAGCCGCAATGGCAGTTTAGTAAATACGTTGGTAATGTTTCTGATTTTACACTTGAGAATGTAGTAATAGACAATTATTACTTTGGTATTTCATCTGTTAGTCATGATGGTTTTGAGTCGCCCGTTGTGTTCCCTGGGGATGTTGGTTCGTTTGACCATAATATAAAATAG
- a CDS encoding DUF4826 family protein — MEQQQKQLTPEEQALAEQQRVAWQRGCFQTAQKYLAEKGIMPKSVVEQDSRFLAPICAMWKFKAQNGKTYWVVTGQLPTDHAEVGAASDARDAMRYFSLQWQLKADQIMSAGARDKTQADFANLLVKRAHGLYELYDNDKLWAHEPK, encoded by the coding sequence ATGGAACAACAACAAAAACAATTAACACCTGAAGAGCAAGCACTAGCTGAGCAACAACGTGTTGCATGGCAACGTGGATGTTTTCAAACAGCACAAAAGTATTTAGCAGAAAAAGGCATTATGCCTAAATCAGTAGTTGAGCAAGACAGCAGATTTTTAGCCCCTATTTGCGCCATGTGGAAATTTAAAGCGCAAAACGGAAAAACGTATTGGGTAGTTACAGGTCAATTACCAACAGACCATGCTGAAGTGGGTGCAGCGTCAGATGCGCGTGATGCCATGCGTTATTTTTCATTGCAATGGCAGTTAAAAGCAGACCAGATAATGAGTGCGGGCGCACGCGATAAAACACAGGCAGACTTTGCTAACCTATTAGTGAAAAGAGCACATGGCCTTTACGAGTTATACGATAACGACAAACTGTGGGCTCACGAACCAAAGTAA
- a CDS encoding GNAT family N-acetyltransferase — MGYRINKVEWDRQKNELQQIRERVFVYELHIPKRVEFDNLDKLALHVLVTDDSFCPVATARLCNDGLIGRLAVLPDHRNRDVYCSLLNYIFDIAVEQGIESISVNCVLHEVERFKRNGFIKQGNVFMEAGIPRQRMKCPVRCADTAPFTLVH; from the coding sequence GTGGGTTATCGTATAAACAAAGTTGAATGGGATCGACAAAAAAATGAGTTACAACAAATAAGGGAGCGTGTATTTGTTTACGAATTACATATCCCTAAACGCGTTGAATTCGATAACCTCGATAAATTAGCTTTGCATGTGCTTGTTACAGACGACAGCTTTTGTCCCGTCGCAACAGCCCGCCTATGTAATGATGGCTTAATTGGACGGTTAGCTGTACTGCCTGATCACAGAAACCGAGATGTTTACTGCTCGTTACTTAATTATATTTTTGACATAGCAGTAGAACAAGGTATTGAATCAATTAGCGTTAATTGTGTTCTACACGAAGTTGAACGATTTAAACGTAACGGCTTTATAAAACAGGGTAATGTGTTTATGGAGGCAGGTATACCTAGGCAAAGAATGAAATGCCCGGTTAGGTGTGCTGATACAGCACCTTTCACACTAGTTCATTAA
- a CDS encoding cupin domain-containing protein — MYQLKINDLSEQEFLTHFWQKKPLLIKQGFSHFEDPLDANELAGLAMEDAIESRIVTNHNNDWQTHQGPFEDFDLLTEENSTLLVQAVDHWHPEAAQLLEPFRFIPNWRIDDLMISFSTPNGGVGPHLDQYDVFIIQGEGKRHWRVGLPDPTLKQFAQNKKLLQVEAFEAVIDCILEPGDILYIPPGCPHEGYAVENALNYSVGFRAPNQQDLLSSFADHVIDTESGQKRYTDHNLVTRASKGELTNNEVEKVKHLIASMLEDDGLFKQWLGKTLSQPKHEMDLAPVEPAFSQEQIANELAEPDTIFERVGGTRAIYQLCENELLVSINGDNFTLPIGDIAAVKLLTDETEFNTNELANAQNSLVFVQMFTILVNEGIWFNANQE; from the coding sequence ATGTATCAATTAAAAATAAACGATTTATCTGAACAAGAATTTTTAACCCACTTTTGGCAAAAAAAACCTCTTTTGATCAAACAAGGGTTTAGTCACTTTGAAGATCCACTTGATGCAAACGAACTTGCTGGCTTAGCAATGGAAGACGCTATTGAATCGCGTATTGTTACAAATCACAATAACGACTGGCAAACCCATCAAGGGCCATTCGAGGACTTTGATTTACTCACAGAGGAAAATTCAACGTTATTAGTGCAAGCAGTCGACCACTGGCATCCAGAGGCAGCCCAGCTGCTAGAACCGTTCAGATTTATCCCTAACTGGCGCATTGATGATTTAATGATCAGCTTTTCTACCCCTAATGGGGGTGTTGGCCCGCATTTAGATCAATACGATGTTTTCATTATTCAAGGTGAAGGAAAGCGTCATTGGCGAGTTGGACTACCCGACCCAACTCTTAAGCAATTTGCTCAAAATAAAAAATTATTGCAAGTTGAAGCCTTTGAAGCAGTCATAGACTGCATTTTAGAGCCCGGTGATATTTTATATATTCCACCAGGCTGCCCGCATGAAGGCTACGCGGTTGAAAATGCACTTAATTACTCTGTTGGTTTTAGAGCACCAAATCAGCAAGATTTACTATCAAGCTTTGCCGATCATGTTATTGATACTGAAAGCGGTCAAAAACGCTACACAGACCACAACTTAGTTACAAGAGCCTCAAAAGGTGAGCTTACAAATAATGAAGTTGAAAAGGTTAAGCATCTTATCGCCTCAATGCTAGAAGATGATGGTCTTTTCAAGCAATGGCTTGGCAAAACTTTAAGCCAACCCAAACATGAAATGGACTTGGCACCAGTAGAACCTGCTTTTTCCCAAGAGCAAATAGCAAACGAATTGGCAGAGCCAGATACTATTTTTGAACGTGTAGGTGGAACACGAGCAATTTATCAGCTGTGTGAAAATGAGCTTTTAGTAAGTATTAATGGTGACAATTTCACTCTTCCTATCGGGGACATAGCAGCAGTAAAATTACTAACGGACGAAACCGAGTTTAATACTAATGAGTTAGCTAACGCTCAAAATAGTCTAGTTTTTGTTCAAATGTTTACTATACTTGTTAATGAAGGCATTTGGTTTAACGCAAACCAAGAGTAA
- the purB gene encoding adenylosuccinate lyase, with protein sequence MELSALTAISPVDGRYGSKTTELRSIFSEFGLIKYRVIVEVRWLQALAAASDIKEVPAFSDQANALLNAIVDNFSEADAQRVKDIERTTNHDVKAVEYLLKEKVADNAELHAINEFIHFACTSEDINNLSHGLMLTEARDSVLLPYCDQLLNAIKEKAIEYKAVPMMTRTHGQPATPSTMGKEFANVYMRLKRQRDQIAQVEMLGKVNGAVGNYNAHLSAYPDYDWHTHADKFVSSLGLTLNPFTTQIEPHDYIAELFDAIARFNTILLDFDRDVWGYIALNHFKQKTIAGEIGSSTMPHKVNPIDFENSEGNLGLANAIFAHLAQKLPVSRWQRDLTDSTVLRNLGVGMGYALIAYQSTLKGVSKLEVNEPRLLEELDQNWELLAEPIQTVMRKYGIEKPYEKLKDLTRGKRVNQEIMADFIDGLDLPEVAKVEMKKLTPANYIGRAVEFIDDLV encoded by the coding sequence ATGGAGCTTTCAGCGTTAACGGCTATCTCGCCAGTTGATGGTCGCTACGGCAGCAAAACCACTGAACTACGCAGTATTTTCAGCGAATTTGGATTAATTAAATACCGTGTAATTGTTGAAGTGCGTTGGTTGCAAGCGTTAGCTGCAGCAAGCGACATTAAAGAAGTGCCCGCATTTAGCGACCAAGCAAATGCACTTTTAAACGCTATTGTTGATAACTTCAGTGAAGCCGACGCGCAGCGCGTTAAGGATATTGAACGAACAACTAACCACGACGTCAAAGCCGTTGAATACCTTTTAAAGGAAAAAGTAGCTGATAACGCAGAGCTACATGCTATTAACGAATTTATTCACTTTGCATGTACCTCAGAAGACATTAACAACCTATCACATGGTTTAATGTTAACTGAAGCACGTGACAGCGTATTATTGCCATACTGTGACCAATTACTTAACGCCATCAAAGAAAAAGCAATTGAGTACAAAGCAGTGCCAATGATGACTCGTACGCACGGACAACCTGCTACACCATCAACTATGGGTAAAGAGTTTGCAAACGTATACATGCGTTTAAAGCGTCAACGCGATCAAATTGCGCAAGTAGAAATGCTTGGTAAAGTAAATGGCGCTGTTGGTAACTATAATGCTCACCTTAGCGCTTATCCAGATTACGACTGGCATACTCATGCAGATAAGTTTGTATCGAGCCTAGGTTTAACATTGAACCCGTTTACCACACAAATTGAACCACATGATTACATTGCAGAATTATTTGATGCAATTGCACGTTTTAATACTATTTTGCTTGATTTTGACCGTGATGTTTGGGGTTACATTGCCCTTAACCACTTTAAGCAAAAAACCATTGCTGGCGAAATTGGCTCATCAACTATGCCACACAAAGTTAACCCTATTGATTTTGAAAACTCAGAAGGTAACTTAGGTTTAGCAAATGCAATTTTTGCACACCTTGCACAAAAACTGCCTGTATCTCGCTGGCAGCGTGATCTTACCGATTCGACAGTGCTACGTAACCTTGGTGTGGGTATGGGTTATGCGCTTATTGCATATCAATCAACGCTTAAAGGTGTTAGCAAGCTTGAAGTTAACGAACCACGTTTACTTGAAGAGCTAGACCAGAACTGGGAATTGCTCGCAGAGCCTATTCAAACAGTTATGCGTAAATACGGCATTGAAAAGCCATACGAAAAACTTAAAGATTTAACCCGTGGAAAGCGCGTAAATCAAGAAATAATGGCTGACTTCATCGATGGTTTAGATCTTCCTGAAGTTGCTAAAGTAGAAATGAAAAAACTAACACCGGCTAATTACATTGGCCGTGCGGTTGAATTTATTGATGATTTAGTTTAA
- the hflD gene encoding high frequency lysogenization protein HflD, with the protein MNEHQVMALAAMCQAAKQVQKIAQYGSNNEHDLDILLSSIVQTSPASPEDVYQGTHNLRDGYKTLMEQLSAGAQKDVEIVKYVGGLMQLERALSANDKSLNELGKRIDDIHRRLDHFAITDDTVVAGLADIYSSVLSPLGHRIQVYGKPELLKQQLTQNKIRALLLAGIRSAVLWRQMGGKRRHFFFAKRKIIAIAKAKI; encoded by the coding sequence ATGAATGAACACCAAGTTATGGCGCTTGCCGCTATGTGCCAAGCCGCTAAACAAGTACAAAAAATAGCGCAATACGGCAGTAATAATGAACACGATTTAGACATATTGCTGTCTAGTATTGTACAAACATCGCCAGCATCACCCGAAGATGTATATCAAGGCACTCATAATTTACGAGATGGCTACAAAACGTTGATGGAACAGCTATCAGCGGGCGCTCAGAAAGACGTTGAGATTGTAAAATATGTAGGTGGCTTAATGCAGCTTGAGCGAGCACTTAGCGCAAACGACAAAAGCTTAAACGAATTAGGTAAACGTATTGATGATATTCATCGTCGTTTAGACCATTTTGCTATAACCGATGACACCGTTGTTGCCGGTTTGGCAGATATATACTCGTCGGTGCTAAGCCCCCTTGGGCATCGAATACAGGTTTATGGTAAACCCGAGTTATTAAAACAGCAACTCACTCAAAATAAAATCCGCGCATTACTACTTGCCGGCATCAGAAGTGCAGTATTGTGGCGACAAATGGGCGGTAAACGCCGTCATTTTTTCTTTGCAAAAAGAAAAATAATCGCCATTGCTAAAGCAAAAATTTAA